One segment of Clavelina lepadiformis chromosome 2, kaClaLepa1.1, whole genome shotgun sequence DNA contains the following:
- the LOC143446971 gene encoding protein unc-80 homolog isoform X2, with protein sequence MKSAARSEPVEMTSAASKKDKSQEENKTMGMFLKTLHGLVRILGCPSGCGKSGHRNKASDRMRSTTRSMITSLFSTHCKVFEDYVREVVQSHSLSATLDFLHPLISFCSVDVNSIVVNEISDETLRVHAESVNAFEDKLVKLTFGKLVQKCIKQRHELHKDKNKDLYNEMRNLVQFVRLKHPSTFNQVLLRVMLIPRMKRDKWEKEQKTKLKQDRFRSQTFSSRCKRGQRRGAVDFSSSPIASTKIGGKSPGSARPTSSFMKRGMDYLSDRGTPMVETSFLFPKSSKCAQDFLEDEEMSMSKQSEERSGSIFSRLNFSELFKRSGPKQTYLDDDSLDCGETSGCEHSETFLTRIMRRRVFRDHSSDTGTIASKITFVPFIEMQTPEMNVKTDFEVDSEDLYNGLKILEFLMDCCPPGTVPEPSILRSVMGLTSPVISRAVVLLQCAQFVDRCAAGCWPHWMMEQSRQSQRFYVNAKFYVNAGKLFKSWGEALSTYLDKVILFSNKPSIVLGEINPDDKSKPRKNEEINEDFLKDIHVNESGRDCPIALQMAASDLLYQITNFLRDVFPQLPLYERTGGKEQCPESSSSASLHVPSGKVLDSPSKRTQKTFDRSEVPRISLSFSSVSSTRRVSIAQNDDAKPHPSRQSSYSINSAVQDEKHSIPQTTGDHAFPLGHSSSNTLAVPSSDVHSGGVFSPSSSCEGISYGSTLSLSASSVISEYPCKDPGNSAASITYMTASPGPSKEELSSWTEDLPWLKVILRLANHQNFICDHAGSCHPFCYKRRDRSCDRLIQGICNSLSVQDESDFTEIQDEVNTRGIQLTKYLKTRGTGFTRMPFSVLLKSATLLSEDMLTDLHTLCWEILLNTNKANTEAAACLFLLCAIKMPEEIHTCIMAELGHTNPAHRIRALRKIRILWENRNLVWKNAEHKARKSFRTQVPNTNLTLSPTSLGLGQSVLPDPPWVPHIINIDEILAQSGSSIQSSAIFATDTLSHYKEKEMKNLLRREKEERAIARRTFRLTGVPVIQQITCELRKKMNDDVEEETSSTARRLSWRVSNVGTSFVSNIDQKKEETKNQTRSILGSRLHHVDGSSQENVSRTTEHHAPPNFAVFPPCIAGCVPAILQSTLDVAATKRGLSVGDAARYVTMSCLTEDTGLFLRNIVDKLMNRDETAFAAFVLRELPLILNEVGLNVAHAVFNQLVETVLHYYRMSRCREKILAPCIFAISSILPFANAVELKTLKQSLRKEQIDLQLLVTSGMPGTKKLTIWNQDYYMPNQFEVSDRSNFKSVLQEVVSFYSIPANEQSQYQLIDRQNDDILCPHCHVRDLYIFRKAECPTLALVKMAPEEGIRLLARRVVDHKLVDIGKLQLSIAALQSHCNPVDKELNATFVLEELKKLWSFPRKAMDAEFFLFETEYGKEVRGLDVIQKYYWVELIYFTLLSLSREYPWETTFVFFMHVWSGALVVHCEHASLLRRFSAAVIDLVVHFSHSFTLNGYDLILPTMLRIYSKQYSNKTIRNCLELVFSKMLKVHREPFLLQLFASAAPLLTQYGSQASAGKPGIEDQVSNSNYFQLLLALLNPAVIDHLHVMDLVQAEKPLKVADVCVDTSDTSVTFGSYFRLCVTVIAYQTESTRTLEMLIIMNSILPCYFEHIKTMSESEELSQISDLTVTILSLLSSVEMLTRSINSTTQQAQQQSQLQFIQRAQSDVSTNIQHAERKMEEGRAVEEDDSEQCQSAEEFVAPRDVLLQLCTTFYQNASNRLIKHRPDQPDDVFNTKSHVRLAEVAHSLLKLLTDESVPTVSIGLACYVKYVLPIVDWSVEATRPALFIVLKRLDRFFGKISKVYSFRRGLDWRRVSMIVGGLCDLLARQPAIAHVPHLRTFVNMSATMQVGSNYLKTYSGDPTVSCQCNLKTNISPILTPLVTKIMILQSKGAGEGLREILGPLLKSEKIENLYLNLIIPICLCSCTESLANNKHTRCARQSKLDVELSKNDVNYLTELCLNSLLLGKNPARPEDRLTPLLQAMSPAVLFRNHALRQAVLFLTLKIIIACFHDQLQGEWTSLARKIKVFALKNENGSALCSFMLFVLRYRTPLLVHLKPFVVRQFVNRLKDEGPEARFKDELGYVLAVGSHKFMQLSSMIGEFVAEARNLRQQLQSDKGELTPLTTRGCFMAPKSPNASKEALKERSRIGSFRQAMSPMEEASSRNESRAGSPATISRGDSRRTSIQTKSPSLNTHWRQLSKKSIKGSSFEDIGLIPTSKATGKSIGRSEQMPIPNIKVDAYESPLSSRTNKSLKVKNINKENDELELRRTKSNDSVESNLFPDSQTTLTTEKSPVNFRLRRGRSPSRKMFRQKSKDHPHDRSFERTDDDCETTSFMFTK encoded by the exons ATGAAATCAGCCGCTCGAAGCGAACCAGTAGAAATG ACATCGGCAGCAAGTAAAAAGGATAAGTCTCAAGAAGAA AACAAAACCATGGGAATGTTCCTAAAGACCTTGCACGGTCTTGTCAGGATTCTCGGGTGTCCGAGCGGTTGTGGAAAGTCGGGTCACCGCAACAAAGCAAGTGATAGAATGCGTTCCACG ACAAGATCAATGATTACGTCACTGTTTTCGACGCACTGCAAAGTTTTCGAAGACTACGTCAGAGAAGTCGTCCAATCGCACTCTCTGAGCGCCACGCTTGACTTTCTCCACCCATTGATTTCTTTTTGTAGTGTTGACGTCAACAGCATTGTGGTGAACG aaaTCTCTGACGAGACACTTCGTGTCCATGCGGAAAGCGTGAACGCCTTTGAAGATAAACTGGTCAAACTTACTTTCGGCAAGCTCGTGCAGAAATGTATTAAACAGCGCCATGAATTAcacaaagataaaaataag GATCTATACAACGAGATGCGAAACCTCGTGCAATTCGTCCGGCTCAAGCACCCTTCGACTTTCAATCAGGTTTTGCTCCGCGTTATGCTCATTCCTCGCATGAAACGAGATAAATGGGAGAAAGAACAA AAGACCAAATTAAAGCAGGACAGATTCCGAagccaaactttttcttctcGATGCAAGAGAGGTCAAAG ACGCGGCGCCGTTGACTTTTCGTCCAGTCCAATTGCTTCGACAAAAATAGGAGGAAAATCGCCAGGCAGCGCTAGACCAACCTCATCGTTTATGAAGAGGGGAATGGATTATTTGAGCGATCGGGGAACTCCCATGGTCGAAACCAGCTTCCTCTTTCCGAAAAGTTCAAA ATGCGCTCAGGACTTCTTGGAAGATGAGGAGATGTCTATGAGTAAGCAATCCGAGGAGAGAAGTGGATCGATCTTCAGTAGATTGAACTTCAGTGAGCTTTTTAAAAGATCAGGA CCGAAGCAGACTTATTTGGATGATGATAGCTTAGACTGCGGCGAGACTAGCGGATGCGAGCACTCGGAGACTTTTCTCACGAGGATAATGAGAAGGAGAGTCTTCCGCGATCATTCGAGCGATACTGGAACGATCGCATCCA AAATCACTTTTGTCCCTTTTATTGAAATGCAAACCCCCGAGATGAATGTAAAGACAGACTTCGAAGTTGATTCCGAAGATCTTTATAACGGTCTGAAGATTCTTGAATTTCTGATGGACTGTTGCCCTCCGGGCACAGTACCAGAACCTTCGATCCTGCGCTCGGTCATGGGTCTG ACTTCTCCAGTAATATCACGTGCCGTGGTTCTGCTTCAGTGCGCGCAGTTTGTGGATCGCTGCGCAGCGGGTTGCTGGCCGCACTGGATGATGGAGCAATCTCGTCAGAGCCAAAGATTTTACGTCAACGCCAAATTTTACGTAAACGCTGgaaagttgtttaaaagttgGGGAGAG GCGCTGTCCACATATCTTGACAAGGTGATTTTATTTTCCAACAAACCTTCGATTGTTCTTGGTGAGATCAATCCAGATGACAAATCAAAACCGCGTAAGAATGAAGAAATCAACGAGGATTTTTTGAAAGACA TTCACGTCAACGAAAGTGGAAGGGATTGCCCAATAGCTCTTCAAATGGCGGCGTCGGATTTGCTTTATCAGATCACTAACTTCTTACGGGACGTGTTCCCTCAATTGCCGCTGTATGAGCGTACTGGCGGCAAAGAACAGT GTCCTGAGAGCAGCAGCAGCGCTTCTCTTCATGTTCCATCCGGAAAAGTCCTCGACTCTCCCAGCAAGAGGACACAGAAGACATTTGACAGATCCGAAGTCCCACGCATCAGCTTGAGTTTCTCTTCCGTATCTTCTACAAGAAGAGTATCGATTGCACAGAATG ACGATGCAAAACCCCATCCGAGTCGACAGAGTTCTTATTCGATTAACAGCGCGGTGCAAGACGAAAAACATTCCATACCTCAAACTACAGGCGACCACGCATTCCCATTAGGACACTCAAGCAGCAACACACTCGCCGTGCCCTCATCCGATGTACACAGTGGCGGAGTCTTTTCGCCGTCCAGCTCATGCGAGGGCATATCGTACGGAAGCACCCTCTCGTTAAGTGCCAGTTCTGTGATATCCGAGTACCCGTGCAAAGACCCCGGAAATAGTGCAGCCTCTATCACCTACATGACAGCTTCTCCCGGGCCCTCAAAAGAAGAGCTCTCTTCTTGGACGGAAGACTTGCCCTGGTTAAAG GTGATACTTCGACTTGCCAACCATCAAAATTTCATCTGTGATCATGCCGGATCCTGCCATCCCTTCTGCTACAAAAGAAGAGATCGTTCGTGCGATCGACTTATTCAAGGAATTTGTAATTCACTCTCTGTCCAGGACGAG AGCGATTTCACAGAAATTCAAGACGAAGTAAACACAAGAGGGATTCAGCTTACAAA ATACCTGAAGACTCGAGGCACTGGTTTCACCCGAATgcctttttctgttttattgaAATCAGCAACACTTCTATCTGAAGACATGCTAACTGATCTGCACACATTGTGTTGGGAGATTTTACTGAACACTAATAAGGCAAACACCGAGGCTGCAG CTTGCTTGTTCCTTTTATGCGCCATCAAAATGCCGGAGGAGATCCATACCTGCATTATGGCTGAACTTGGCCATACGAACCCAGCGCATCGAATCAGAGCTCTCAGGAAGATCAGAATTTTGTGGGAAAATCGTAATTTGGTGTGGAAAAATGCTGAGCACAAAGCAAGGAAATCGTTTAGG ACACAAGTCCCGAACACCAACTTAACTTTGTCTCCCACATCACTCGGACTCGGTCAATCTGTGCTCCCGGATCCTCCCTGGGTACCTCACATCATCAACATCGACGAGATCCTTGCTCAGAGCGGCTCATCGATCCAAAGTTCCGCAATCTTTGCCACTGATACATT GTCACATTACAAGGAGAAAGAAATGAAGAATTTACTCCGGCGTGAAAAAGAGGAGCGAGCCATTGCCAGAAGAACATTTCGGCTGACCGGAGTTCCAGTGATCCAACAGATCACGTGCGAACTGAGAAAGAAAATGAATGATGACGTTGAAGAAG AAACAAGCTCGACTGCGCGTCGTCTCTCTTGGCGAGTTTCCAACGTCGGAACATCTTTTGTGTCCAACATTGATCAGAAGAAGGAAGAAACAAAGAACCAAACTCGATCAATTTTAGGCTCTCGGCTGCACCACGTGGACGGGA GCAGTCAAGAGAACGTATCACGAACCACTGAGCACCATGCTCCTCCTAACTTTGCCGTATTTCCTCCTTGCATCGCTGGTTGTGTTCCCGCCATCCTCCAATCCACTCTAGATGTTGCTGCTACCAAACGAGGCTTGTCTG TGGGAGATGCAGCGAGATACGTCACAATGAGCTGTCTGACCGAAGACACGGGACTTTTTCTGCGGAATATCGTGGATAAGTTGATGAACAGAGATGAAACAGCTTTCGCTGCCTTTGTTCTTCGAGAATTGCCTTTGATCTTGAACGAGGTTGGCCTTAATGTCGCACACGCCGTCTTCAATCAACTG GTCGAGACGGTTTTGCACTATTACAGGATGTCAAGGTGTCGCGAGAAAATATTGGCTCCCTGCATATTTGCTATTTCGTCAATACTTCCGTTTGCAAACGCCGTggaattaaaaactttaaagcaaTCACTCAGAAAAGAACAAATCGACTTGCAG CTCTTAGTGACTTCTGGTATGCCGGGCACCAAGAAGCTGACCATTTGGAATCAAGATTATTACATGCCGAATCAG TTTGAGGTCAGCGACAGGAGCAACttcaaaagtgttttgcaaGAAGTGGTCTCGTTTTATAGCATTCCAGCCAATGAGCAATCTCAATATCAGCTAATCGACCGGCAAAACGATGACATACTATGCCCTCATTGTCACGTGAGGGATTTGTACATTTTCCGCAAAGCTGAGTGTCCGACG CTGGCTTTGGTTAAGATGGCCCCAGAAGAGGGAATCAGACTTTTAGCCCGGCGTGTGGTCGACCACAAACTTGTCGACATCGGAAAGCTACAACTGTCGATAGCGGCGCTACAGAGCCACTGTAACCCGGTCGACAAAGAACTAAACGCGACTTTTGTTCTTGAAGAACTGAAGAAGTTGTGGTCGTTTCCAAGGAAG GCAATGGATGCcgagttttttctttttgaaacCGAATACGGGAAAGAAGTTCGAGGTTTAGACGTCATACAGAAATATTATTGGGTCGAACTCATATATTTCACCTTGTTGTCTCTGTCAA GGGAATACCCTTGGGAAACAACCTTTGTTTTCTTCATGCACGTGTGGAGCGGAGCTCTGGTAGTTCATTGCGAGCACGCCTCTCTTCTCAGGAGATTTTCCGCTGCTGTGATCGACCTGGTCGTGCATTTCAGCCACAGCTTCACTCTGAATGGTTACGACTTGATTTTGCCAACAATGCTACGA atcTACAGCAAGCAGTACAGCAACAAAACTATTCGAAACTGTCTTGAATTGGTCTTCAGTAAGATGTTAAAAGTTCACAGGGAACCATTTCTGTTGCAACTTTTTGCCAGTGCAGCTCCATTACTAACC cAGTACGGATCTCAAGCGTCTGCTGGCAAGCCTGGTATCGAAGATCAGGTATCGAATTCAAATTATTTCCAACTGCTTCTGGCACTTTTGAACCCTGCAGTGATCGACCACTTGCAT GTGATGGACCTTGTTCAAGCAGAAAAGCCATTAAAAGTAGCTGATGTTTGCGTTGATACGAGTGATACGTCGGTCACTTTCGGCAGCTACTTCAG GCTTTGTGTCACGGTGATCGCATATCAGACTGAGAGCACCAGGACTCTGGAGATGCTGATTATCATGAACAGCATATTACCCTGTTATTTTGAACACATAAAGACCATGTCCGAATCGGAAG AGTTGTCGCAGATATCCGACTTAACTGTTACCATTCTCTCTCTGCTTTCGAGTGTTGAAATGTTGACGAGGTCGATCAACTCGACAACGCAACAAGCTCAACAACAATCGCAACTGCAGTTTATACAAAGAGCTCAAAGTGACGTCAGCACCAACATACAACATGCTGAGAG aaAAATGGAAGAAGGCAGAGCGGTTGAAGAAGACGACTCGGAGCAATGTCAGTCCGCAGAAGAGTTTGTCGCTCCGAGAGATGTCCTCCTGCAGCTGTGCACAACGTTCTACCAAAATGCATCAAACAG ATTGATCAAGCATCGACCTGATCAACCCGATGACGTATTTAACACAAAGTCCCACGTCAGACTCGCGGAAGTCGCTCATTCTTTGCTAAAG CTTCTGACAGACGAGTCTGTACCTACCGTGAGCATCGGTCTGGCTTGTTACGTCAAATACGTGCTGCCCATCGTGGACTGGTCAGTCGAAGCGACCAGACCAGCTCTCTTCATCGTCTTGAAAAGACTCGATCggttttttggaaaaatcagCAAAGTTTATTCTTTCAG ACGTGGCTTGGATTGGCGAAGAGTTTCCATGATCGTTGGCGGGTTGTGTGACTTGTTGGCAAGGCAGCCAGCTATTGCGCATGTGCCACACCTGCGCACGTTTGTAAAT ATGAGCGCCACAATGCAGGTCGGTTCGAATTACCTGAAAACGTACTCTGGTGACCCCACTGTGAGTTGTCAATGCAATTTAAAGACCAACATATCCCCCATTTTGACCCCACTTGTCACTAAAATAATGA TTTTGCAAAGCAAAGGGGCCGGCGAGGGGCTGCGAGAAATCCTTGGGCCACTGCTTAAATcggaaaaaattgaaaatcttTATCTGAACTTGATCATTCCAATCTGCTTGTGTTCCTGCACAGAGAGTTTGGCGAACAATAAGCACACAAGATGTGCGAGACAAT CCAAATTGGACGTCGAACTATCGAAAAACGACGTCAATTATTTAACCGAATTATGTCTCAATTCGTTATTATTGGGTAAAAATCCAGCTCGTCCTGAAGACAGATTAACCCCATTGCTTCAAGCCATGTCGCCAGCAG TCCTTTTCCGAAACCATGCCCTTCGCCAAGCTGTCCTATTCcttactttaaaaataatcattGCCTGCTTCCATGATCAGCTCCAGGGAGAGTGGACTTCTCTGGcaagaaaaattaaagtttttgcgCTAAAGAATGAAA ATGGCTCTGCTCTCTGTTCGTTCATGCTGTTTGTGCTTCGATACAGGACTCCGCTTCTAGTGCACCTGAAACCATTTGTTGTTCGACAG TTTGTGAATCGATTGAAGGACGAAGGACCAGAGGCGAGGTTCAAAGACGAACTTGGCTATGTCTTAGCAGTTGGAAGCCACAAGTTTATGCAGCTCTCGTCCATGATTGGAGAGTTTGTCGCCGAAGCTCGAAACTTAAGGCAACAACTTCAGTCGGATAAAG GTGAGTTGACCCCTTTGACGACACGCGGTTGTTTTATGGCTCCAAAGTCCCCGAACGCAAGCAAAGAGGCTCTAAAGGAGAGATCTCGCATCGGATCCTTCCGCCAGGCGATGTCTCCCATGGAGGAAGCAAGCAGTCGCAACGAATCGCGAGCTGGATCACCGGCGACTATCTC ACGCGGGGATTCTCGTAGAACGTCAATTCAAACTAAATCCCCTTCCCTCAACACTCATTGGAGACAACTT agcAAGAAGTCTATCAAGGGAAGTAGTTTTGAAGACATCGGCTTAATTCCGACCTCAAAGGCAACTGGAAAATCAATTGGCAG GAGCGAACAGATGCCCATACCCAACATAAAAGTCGACGCTTACGAGAGTCCATTAAGCAGCAGGACAAATAAGAG TTTGAAAGTGAAGAATATCAACAAGGAGAACGACGAACTTGAACTACGTCGCACCAAATCGAACGACTCAGTCGAGTCAA ATTTATTTCCGGACTCCCAAACCACATTGACAACAGAGAAAAGTCCAGTCAACTTTCGCTTGAGGAGAGGGAGAAGCCCGTCTCGGAAAATGTTTCGGCAGAAAAGCAAGGATCATCCTCACGACAGATCATTTGAAAGAACCGATGACGACTGCGAAACTACGTCGTTTATGTTCACCAAGTAG